A genomic segment from Bartonella ancashensis encodes:
- a CDS encoding quinone-dependent dihydroorotate dehydrogenase encodes MSFFHRIGRSALFMLDPEGAHRLAILGLKSGLGRFQKIVDKRLSVVVTNLNFENFIGLSAGFDKNAEVIDAALGLGFGFTEVGTVTPKPQAGNPKPRLFRLVENEAIINRMGFNNNGHEAVYRRIHASKRLGVVGINIGANKDTVNKIGDYTAGITYFYDVADYFAVNISSPNTPGLRDLQSRDSLRLLIRALSQERNVNREKYGFSVPIFLKIAPDLAENELDDVAEELSSSDFDGLIISNTTCLRKGLKKSVSVDEVGGLSGRPLFELSTIVLAKMRQKMGKDIAIIGVGGVRDAQTALEKIKAGADLIQLYTAMVYEGPGLATDIMKDVLQIMQRDGANTIRDYRDQSVEKWAKYTLPF; translated from the coding sequence GTGAGTTTTTTTCACCGTATTGGTCGTTCTGCTTTATTTATGTTAGATCCGGAAGGTGCACACCGTTTAGCTATTTTGGGGTTAAAAAGTGGATTAGGCCGTTTTCAAAAGATTGTTGATAAACGCTTATCTGTAGTGGTTACGAACCTTAATTTTGAGAATTTTATTGGTCTTTCTGCTGGGTTTGATAAGAATGCAGAGGTGATTGATGCTGCTTTAGGTTTAGGGTTTGGTTTCACAGAAGTGGGTACTGTTACACCCAAACCACAGGCTGGTAATCCAAAACCGCGTCTTTTTCGGTTGGTAGAAAATGAGGCTATTATTAACAGAATGGGCTTCAATAATAACGGTCATGAGGCTGTTTACCGTAGAATTCATGCAAGTAAGAGGCTTGGTGTTGTTGGAATCAATATTGGTGCTAATAAAGATACAGTCAATAAGATTGGTGATTATACTGCGGGTATCACGTATTTTTACGATGTTGCGGATTATTTTGCAGTTAATATTTCTTCCCCTAATACACCGGGTTTACGTGATTTACAGTCACGGGATAGTTTGCGTCTTTTGATTAGAGCTCTTTCGCAAGAGCGTAATGTAAATAGAGAAAAGTACGGATTTTCTGTTCCAATCTTTTTAAAGATTGCCCCTGATTTGGCAGAAAATGAACTGGATGATGTAGCAGAGGAGTTAAGCTCGTCCGATTTTGATGGTTTAATTATTTCTAATACAACCTGTCTTCGCAAAGGACTCAAGAAAAGTGTATCAGTGGATGAAGTAGGGGGATTATCCGGACGTCCATTATTTGAACTTTCTACAATTGTTCTTGCGAAAATGCGTCAAAAAATGGGTAAGGATATTGCGATCATTGGTGTTGGTGGTGTAAGGGATGCGCAGACAGCTTTGGAAAAAATTAAGGCTGGCGCCGATTTGATCCAATTGTATACTGCAATGGTATATGAAGGGCCTGGCCTTGCTACGGACATCATGAAAGATGTTTTGCAAATTATGCAGCGAGATGGTGCCAATACTATACGGGATTATCGGGATCAATCTGTTGAAAAATGGGCAAAATACACACTTCCTTTTTAG
- the mscL gene encoding large conductance mechanosensitive channel protein MscL has translation MLKEFKEFALKGNMIDLAIGVIIGSAFGSLVNSIVNDIFMPVIGLITGGIDFSNMFFQLAGEKKMTLNAAKEAGATISYGNFITLLINFLIISWILFCFAKVINKIHQKQEATKKQKEISREEQLLSEIRDLLAQKNK, from the coding sequence ATGCTTAAAGAATTTAAAGAATTTGCCTTAAAAGGAAATATGATTGATCTAGCGATTGGTGTTATTATAGGAAGTGCTTTCGGTAGCTTAGTTAATTCAATCGTCAATGATATTTTTATGCCAGTTATTGGGCTTATTACAGGAGGTATTGACTTTTCAAACATGTTTTTCCAACTCGCGGGTGAAAAGAAAATGACCCTGAATGCTGCAAAAGAAGCAGGAGCAACCATCAGCTATGGAAACTTTATAACTCTGCTCATTAATTTTCTGATAATATCCTGGATTCTCTTCTGCTTTGCTAAAGTCATAAACAAAATACACCAGAAGCAAGAAGCCACAAAAAAACAAAAAGAAATATCTCGTGAAGAACAACTTTTATCTGAAATCAGGGATCTTCTAGCTCAAAAAAACAAATAG
- a CDS encoding DNA translocase FtsK, with amino-acid sequence MRHLKTQSVSTSLEANKNTEYALEENSSDSTLGMFSYPTVWRKAFALGENVRFTRTPEVEILRRRIQTDPIFSKQFESFSRKKLQRFEKQVPPDKEIAQSPLVQEEDSIQSINHNVSFNYSAALGQSIQQTVSEVTNGYSEKYAPIVQERDVKQKTILFCYLSDDAFFEYESIIQEEENILVTQRVEMSVNSAENKVSLDNFSVYDASITTLYRILKCRFPHSSNAVTSDIFDAHFMKDKFFRGIQTQNTKSISGDDEDFELSQKSSTIDTVIGEVNEIESIVIDKGMNVFCEAIKSAKKGAGALSTMKEEGALQAIDTSSQCSGSAFALGIQSASYNSYEIPSVNLLREPMFQDETIISEEALEQSAGLLETVLEDFGIKGEIIHVHPGPVVTMYEFEPAAGVKSSRVIGLSDDIARSMSAISARVAVIPGRNVIGIELPNEIREIVYLRELIQSGTFCDSQFKLALALGKGINGEAVIAELVKMPHLLVAGTTGSGKSVAINTMILSILYRMTPEQCRLIMIDPKMLELSVYDGIPHLLTPVVTDPKKAVTALKWAVREMEERYHKMAKLGVRNIDGFNARIAHAVEKGETITCTVQSGFDKESGKMLYHEEAIDLEQLPYIVIIVDEMADLMMVAGKEIEGAIQRLAQMARAAGIHLIMATQRPSVDVITGTIKANFPTRISFQVTSKIDSRTILGEQGAETLLGQGDMLYMAGGGRIVRVHGPFVSDNEVEAVVAHLKMQGKPDYLATVTSDDNDGSDVEDTQLSVETSETGNLSDDNERLYTQAIQIVMRDKKCSTSYIQRRLSIGYNKAASLVERMEEEGIVGAANHVGKRTILCDDSN; translated from the coding sequence ATGCGTCATTTAAAAACACAATCTGTATCTACTTCTCTTGAAGCTAACAAGAATACAGAATATGCACTGGAAGAGAATTCTTCTGACAGTACGTTAGGGATGTTCTCTTATCCAACAGTTTGGCGGAAGGCATTCGCTCTTGGAGAGAATGTGCGCTTTACTCGTACCCCAGAAGTAGAAATTTTGCGTCGTCGTATACAAACTGATCCAATTTTTTCAAAGCAATTCGAATCCTTTTCACGGAAAAAATTACAGAGATTTGAGAAACAAGTGCCTCCTGACAAAGAAATAGCACAGTCTCCTTTGGTACAAGAGGAAGATAGTATCCAATCAATTAATCACAACGTATCATTTAATTATTCAGCGGCCCTTGGGCAATCTATACAACAGACTGTTAGCGAGGTTACTAATGGTTACTCGGAGAAATATGCACCCATAGTGCAAGAAAGAGATGTAAAGCAAAAGACTATACTTTTTTGTTATCTCTCAGATGATGCATTTTTCGAGTACGAATCTATTATACAAGAGGAAGAGAACATATTGGTTACGCAGAGGGTAGAGATGTCGGTTAATTCTGCGGAGAATAAGGTCTCATTAGATAATTTTTCTGTTTATGATGCATCGATTACTACCTTATATAGGATACTCAAATGCCGCTTTCCTCATTCTAGTAATGCAGTTACGTCAGATATTTTTGATGCACATTTTATGAAAGATAAATTCTTTAGAGGAATTCAAACGCAAAATACAAAATCTATTTCTGGAGATGATGAGGATTTTGAACTATCTCAAAAATCATCCACTATCGATACGGTTATCGGTGAAGTTAATGAGATAGAGAGTATTGTTATTGATAAGGGTATGAATGTTTTTTGTGAGGCGATAAAGAGTGCAAAAAAAGGTGCAGGCGCTCTTTCTACGATGAAAGAAGAGGGTGCATTACAAGCTATTGATACCTCATCTCAGTGCAGTGGTTCTGCTTTTGCATTAGGCATACAATCTGCAAGTTACAATTCTTACGAGATTCCTTCAGTAAATTTACTAAGAGAACCTATGTTTCAAGATGAAACAATAATTTCTGAAGAAGCATTAGAGCAGAGTGCCGGACTTTTAGAAACTGTTTTGGAAGATTTTGGCATTAAAGGTGAGATTATTCATGTTCATCCAGGTCCAGTAGTAACTATGTATGAATTTGAACCTGCGGCTGGAGTGAAATCATCGCGAGTTATAGGTCTCTCTGATGATATTGCTCGTTCTATGTCTGCTATTTCTGCACGTGTTGCTGTGATTCCGGGACGTAATGTCATTGGAATTGAGCTACCGAATGAGATTCGTGAGATTGTTTATTTACGGGAATTAATTCAATCAGGCACCTTTTGCGATAGCCAGTTTAAGTTGGCTCTTGCCTTGGGAAAGGGAATTAATGGTGAAGCTGTCATTGCAGAATTGGTAAAAATGCCTCATTTGTTGGTTGCAGGAACAACAGGATCAGGTAAATCAGTTGCTATTAACACGATGATTTTATCGATTTTATATCGTATGACTCCAGAGCAGTGTCGTTTAATTATGATCGACCCTAAGATGTTAGAACTTTCTGTTTATGATGGAATTCCGCATCTTTTAACACCCGTTGTAACCGATCCCAAAAAGGCTGTCACAGCTTTAAAATGGGCTGTACGTGAGATGGAAGAGCGTTATCACAAAATGGCTAAATTAGGTGTACGCAATATTGATGGTTTTAATGCTCGGATTGCGCATGCTGTAGAAAAGGGTGAAACAATCACATGCACTGTGCAATCTGGATTTGATAAAGAAAGTGGGAAAATGCTTTATCATGAAGAAGCGATAGATTTGGAGCAGTTGCCTTATATTGTGATTATTGTTGATGAAATGGCTGATCTTATGATGGTTGCTGGTAAGGAAATTGAAGGTGCCATTCAGCGTTTAGCACAGATGGCGCGTGCTGCAGGTATTCATCTGATTATGGCAACACAGCGTCCCTCTGTTGATGTGATTACAGGTACAATTAAGGCAAATTTTCCTACACGTATTTCTTTTCAGGTGACATCAAAGATTGATAGCCGGACAATTTTGGGAGAACAAGGTGCTGAAACACTTCTAGGACAGGGGGATATGCTTTACATGGCTGGTGGAGGGAGAATTGTGCGTGTTCATGGGCCATTTGTTTCGGATAATGAAGTTGAGGCTGTTGTCGCTCATCTTAAAATGCAAGGAAAGCCAGATTATTTAGCAACAGTAACAAGTGATGACAATGATGGAAGTGATGTAGAAGATACTCAGCTTAGTGTAGAAACTTCTGAAACAGGAAATCTTAGCGATGATAATGAAAGGCTTTATACACAGGCCATTCAAATTGTAATGCGTGATAAAAAATGCTCAACGTCTTATATACAACGTCGTCTTTCGATTGGCTATAATAAAGCTGCTTCTCTTGTTGAGAGGATGGAAGAAGAAGGCATCGTAGGAGCCGCTAATCATGTGGGAAAGCGGACAATTTTGTGTGATGATAGCAATTAA
- a CDS encoding aldehyde dehydrogenase family protein, with product MLDKRQFYINGTWDNPSIVHDLHVINPSTEEAYAVISIANTDDINRAITAAKEAFQNWKMTSPQQRLAFVEKILKIYEKRSEDMAKTISKEMGAPIDMARNAQTVAGRNNIHDFINIFKNFSFQKPLVQNNENAILQYSPIGVVGLITPWNWPIHQITLKVIPALLAGCTMVLKPSELAPLSAMLFSEILDEANLPAGVFNLINGDGSNVGSYLSSHPDLEMISFTGSTKAGKAVSKNASNTLKKVCLELGGKGANIIFADADTDAIQHGTHHCFNNSGQSCNAPTRMLVENSIYHEAIKIAKNIAERTNVGPNHQPGNHIGPVISKQQYDKIQTLIQSGIDEGAMLITGGTGLPANIQRGYYVRPTIFADVKPHMRIFREEIFGPVLSILPFYTEEEAVTLANDTEYGLTNYIQSQDRRKCQRVAAQLHSGMIEINGHDLPMGSYFGGIKSSGRAREGGTWGIEEFLETKAISYW from the coding sequence ATGCTTGATAAACGACAATTTTATATTAATGGTACCTGGGATAATCCAAGCATCGTACATGATCTACATGTCATAAATCCGTCAACGGAAGAAGCCTACGCGGTAATTAGTATTGCTAATACTGACGACATCAACAGGGCAATTACTGCTGCTAAAGAGGCATTTCAAAACTGGAAAATGACCTCCCCACAACAACGTCTTGCTTTCGTTGAAAAAATTTTAAAAATCTACGAAAAACGCTCCGAAGATATGGCCAAAACCATTTCAAAGGAAATGGGGGCACCCATTGATATGGCGCGTAATGCACAAACAGTAGCCGGTCGCAATAATATTCATGATTTTATTAACATTTTCAAAAACTTTTCTTTCCAAAAACCTTTAGTGCAAAACAATGAGAACGCTATCCTTCAATATAGTCCTATTGGTGTCGTAGGGTTAATTACACCATGGAACTGGCCCATTCACCAAATAACTCTTAAAGTTATTCCTGCATTATTAGCAGGATGCACCATGGTTTTAAAACCATCTGAATTGGCTCCCCTTTCTGCGATGCTCTTTTCTGAAATCTTAGATGAAGCAAATTTACCTGCTGGTGTTTTCAATCTGATTAATGGAGACGGAAGCAATGTAGGATCCTATCTGTCTTCTCACCCAGATCTAGAAATGATTAGCTTTACCGGCTCAACAAAAGCAGGAAAAGCTGTTTCCAAAAATGCAAGTAATACTCTAAAAAAGGTCTGTTTAGAATTAGGAGGTAAGGGTGCAAATATCATATTTGCTGATGCAGATACCGACGCAATCCAACACGGCACCCACCACTGCTTCAACAATAGCGGACAAAGTTGCAACGCACCAACACGCATGCTCGTGGAGAACTCGATCTACCACGAAGCTATAAAAATTGCAAAAAATATTGCTGAAAGAACAAATGTAGGACCAAATCACCAACCAGGAAACCATATCGGCCCTGTCATATCAAAACAGCAATATGACAAAATTCAGACTCTTATTCAATCCGGAATTGATGAAGGAGCAATGCTCATTACAGGTGGAACGGGATTACCTGCAAACATACAGCGCGGCTACTATGTTCGCCCAACAATTTTTGCTGATGTTAAGCCACATATGCGCATTTTTAGAGAAGAGATATTCGGTCCAGTCCTTTCAATTCTACCTTTTTATACAGAAGAGGAAGCCGTAACTCTAGCTAATGACACAGAATATGGCCTTACAAACTATATACAGTCACAAGATCGAAGAAAATGTCAGCGTGTTGCTGCACAACTACACTCTGGTATGATTGAAATTAACGGGCATGACCTGCCTATGGGTAGCTACTTTGGAGGCATCAAATCTTCTGGACGTGCACGTGAGGGAGGGACATGGGGAATTGAAGAATTCTTAGAAACCAAAGCCATTTCATATTGGTAA
- a CDS encoding RluA family pseudouridine synthase: protein MIQKITDEDALGQRVDQWLTRNIQSELSRSRLQSLIREGHLKINGQPTREPKTKLRPSQLIELTIPVLCNQHPEGENIALDILFEDHHIIVVNKPAGLVVHPGHGNWTGTLVNALIYHCGNSLSGIGGVKRPGIVHRLDKNTSGVMVVAKNDLAHRNLCTQFADHGRTNALNRCYHALIWGSLNRNTGTIDAPIGRSFHDRIKQAVIHNHNAYARHAITHFSVLEKYGIDTDTKSLVSLLECRLETGRTHQIRVHMAHIGHPLVGDTVYGNAFKTKSNKLNLAVKQIVDKFDRHALHAASLTFEHPAQGNIMSFSVPLPQDMAILIENLKKLDQNFL, encoded by the coding sequence GTGATACAAAAAATAACAGACGAAGATGCTCTCGGACAACGAGTTGATCAGTGGCTTACCCGGAATATTCAAAGTGAATTATCACGCTCACGCTTACAGAGCTTGATCCGAGAAGGTCATCTAAAAATTAATGGGCAGCCCACGAGAGAACCAAAAACAAAACTTAGACCAAGCCAACTTATTGAACTAACGATACCCGTACTCTGCAATCAACACCCAGAAGGCGAAAACATTGCCCTCGATATTTTATTTGAAGATCACCATATAATTGTTGTCAATAAACCTGCTGGGCTCGTTGTTCATCCAGGCCACGGCAATTGGACAGGAACGTTAGTTAATGCCCTTATTTACCATTGTGGCAATAGTTTATCTGGTATTGGTGGTGTTAAACGCCCCGGTATTGTCCATCGTTTAGATAAAAATACAAGTGGAGTTATGGTAGTTGCTAAAAACGATCTTGCTCATAGGAATCTCTGTACCCAATTTGCTGATCATGGTCGAACGAATGCATTAAATCGTTGCTATCATGCCTTAATCTGGGGCTCTCTAAATCGCAATACTGGAACTATCGACGCTCCTATCGGTCGTTCTTTCCATGACCGAATAAAACAGGCTGTCATTCACAACCATAATGCTTATGCTCGCCATGCTATAACACATTTTTCTGTCCTCGAGAAATACGGTATTGACACCGACACAAAATCCTTAGTTAGCCTTCTGGAATGTCGTTTGGAAACTGGACGGACACACCAAATTCGTGTTCATATGGCTCATATTGGACATCCACTTGTCGGCGACACCGTCTATGGAAATGCCTTTAAGACAAAATCAAACAAATTGAACCTTGCAGTAAAGCAAATTGTAGATAAATTCGACAGACACGCACTCCACGCCGCTAGTCTTACTTTTGAACATCCTGCTCAAGGTAATATCATGTCCTTTTCTGTTCCACTGCCCCAAGATATGGCAATACTTATTGAGAATCTAAAAAAACTTGACCAAAACTTTTTGTGA
- the rpoH gene encoding RNA polymerase sigma factor RpoH, with protein sequence MAYVSLPSMTAGDGGISRYLEEIRRFPMLKPKEEYMLAKRYQKYNDLKAAHRLVTSHLRLVAKIAIGYRGYGLPIGEVISEGNIGLMQAVKRFEPERGFRLATYAMWWIKASIQEYVLRSWSLVKVGTTSNQKRLFFNLRKLKSKLQAFDNSDLNAEQVKKIATKLNVTEDEVVSMNHRLSGDVSLNTPLRTGDDERGEWQNLLIDDANSQEQVLIEQDEHNKRRSVLMSAMNILNERERRIFQARRLSDPTLTLEDLSAEFNISRERVRQIEMRAFEKVQNFIKASFLSTPKLRHAKLHHEGANAHI encoded by the coding sequence ATGGCCTATGTTAGTTTACCATCTATGACAGCTGGAGATGGGGGGATAAGCCGTTATTTAGAAGAAATTCGTCGTTTCCCAATGCTAAAGCCAAAAGAAGAATATATGCTAGCGAAACGCTATCAGAAGTATAATGATTTGAAAGCCGCACACAGATTGGTAACCAGTCACCTACGCCTTGTAGCTAAGATTGCAATAGGATATCGGGGGTACGGTCTGCCTATTGGGGAGGTTATTTCAGAAGGAAATATCGGGTTGATGCAAGCAGTGAAGCGTTTTGAGCCAGAACGTGGTTTTCGCCTTGCAACCTATGCAATGTGGTGGATAAAAGCTTCAATTCAGGAGTATGTTCTGAGATCTTGGAGTTTAGTAAAAGTAGGAACAACTTCTAATCAAAAGCGCTTGTTCTTTAATCTACGTAAATTAAAAAGCAAACTTCAAGCTTTTGATAATAGTGATCTTAATGCAGAACAAGTTAAGAAAATTGCAACCAAGTTGAATGTGACAGAAGATGAAGTCGTATCTATGAATCATCGACTCAGTGGTGATGTATCTCTCAATACACCATTGCGTACAGGTGATGATGAGCGTGGCGAATGGCAAAATTTGCTAATTGACGACGCAAACAGTCAAGAGCAGGTTTTAATTGAGCAAGATGAACACAACAAACGTCGCTCCGTGTTAATGAGTGCTATGAATATTTTGAACGAACGTGAACGGCGTATATTTCAAGCACGTCGATTAAGTGATCCCACGTTAACGCTAGAAGATCTTTCTGCTGAGTTTAACATAAGCCGTGAACGTGTAAGACAAATTGAAATGCGTGCATTTGAAAAAGTGCAAAATTTTATCAAAGCTTCTTTTTTATCTACCCCAAAATTGCGTCATGCCAAACTGCACCATGAAGGAGCAAATGCGCATATTTAA
- a CDS encoding adenylosuccinate synthase has translation MANVVVVGTQWGDEGKGKIVDWLSEQADVVVRYQGGHNAGHTLVVGGVSYKLSLLPSGLVRGKLSVIGNGVVVDPHHFVAELKKLRDQGVEITPKILRVAENASLILSVHRDLDAVWEDSVSCLTIGTTKRGIGPAYEDKVGRRSIRIIDLLEKNALVTKVERLLKHHNALRRGMGIAEVDPGTLYDELMQTADQILPFMDCTWRLLNEKNQMGKRILFEGAQGALLDNDFGTYPYVTSSNTVASQALTGSGMGPGAVHYVLGITKAYTTRVGEGPFPTEQVNAIGEFLGKNGNEFGVVTGRKRRCGWFDSVLVRQMVSICGVHGIALTKLDVLDGLDKIEICIGYEIDGRKIDYLPSCAEAQIRVKPIYETLEGWMETTAGTLSLEQLPPQAIKYIRRIEELVGVPVALLSTSPERDDTVLIVDPFAD, from the coding sequence ATGTTGTGGTGAGATACCAAGGAGGACACAATGCGGGCCATACACTGGTTGTTGGAGGAGTTAGTTATAAATTATCACTGTTGCCATCTGGTTTAGTGCGTGGAAAATTATCTGTTATTGGTAACGGTGTTGTTGTAGATCCTCATCATTTTGTCGCAGAGTTAAAAAAATTGCGTGATCAAGGTGTAGAAATTACGCCAAAAATTTTACGTGTTGCTGAAAATGCTTCTTTGATTCTTTCTGTACATCGTGATCTTGATGCTGTTTGGGAAGATAGTGTTTCTTGCTTAACAATTGGAACAACAAAGCGTGGTATTGGTCCTGCTTATGAAGATAAGGTGGGTCGCCGCTCTATCCGTATAATAGATTTGTTAGAAAAAAATGCACTCGTGACCAAAGTTGAGCGTCTTTTAAAACATCATAATGCTTTACGTCGTGGTATGGGAATTGCAGAAGTGGATCCAGGAACGCTTTATGATGAATTAATGCAGACAGCTGATCAAATTTTACCTTTTATGGATTGTACATGGCGTCTTCTAAATGAAAAGAATCAAATGGGGAAACGCATCCTTTTCGAAGGCGCACAGGGTGCATTATTGGATAATGATTTTGGGACTTATCCTTATGTAACATCTTCCAATACAGTTGCTAGCCAAGCTTTGACGGGTTCAGGTATGGGGCCTGGTGCGGTTCATTATGTTTTGGGAATTACAAAAGCTTACACAACACGTGTAGGAGAGGGACCGTTTCCGACAGAACAGGTAAATGCTATTGGTGAATTTCTTGGAAAGAACGGAAATGAATTTGGTGTTGTAACGGGAAGAAAACGACGATGTGGTTGGTTTGATTCTGTCTTAGTACGTCAGATGGTTAGTATTTGTGGCGTTCATGGTATCGCTTTAACGAAGCTTGATGTTTTGGATGGTTTAGACAAAATTGAAATTTGTATTGGTTACGAAATTGATGGTAGGAAAATTGATTATCTGCCCTCTTGTGCAGAAGCGCAGATCCGTGTAAAGCCGATTTATGAAACGTTGGAGGGGTGGATGGAGACAACAGCAGGAACATTGAGTTTGGAGCAATTACCACCTCAAGCTATCAAGTACATACGTCGCATTGAGGAACTTGTTGGTGTACCGGTAGCACTGTTGTCAACAAGTCCTGAACGTGATGATACTGTTTTAATTGTTGATCCTTTTGCAGATTAG